Proteins found in one Micropterus dolomieu isolate WLL.071019.BEF.003 ecotype Adirondacks linkage group LG10, ASM2129224v1, whole genome shotgun sequence genomic segment:
- the aig1 gene encoding androgen-induced gene 1 protein isoform X2 produces the protein MMAVLAFPVGAFVVFTFWTLYLYDRELVYPKLLDNFIPQWLNHGMHTTVLPFIIIEMRTTHHRYPSRSWGLAAVCCFGVGYILWTCWVHQVTGVWVYPVLERITPLARVMFFSAMTVVICVFYTLGEILNSYIWDQPHTEKVKGE, from the exons atgatggctgtacTGGCCTTCCCTGTCGGAGCG TTTGTGGTGTTTACGTTCTGGACTCTCTACCTGTACGACAGAGAACTGGTCTACCCCAAACTACTGGACAACTTCATCCCGCAGTGGCTCAACCATGGCATG CACACCACCGTTCTTCCTTTCATCATCATCGAGATGAGGACCACCCACCATCGGTATCCCAGCAGGTCGTGGGGTCTGGCAGCAGTGTGCTGCTTTGGCGTGGGATACATCCTCTG GACGTGTTGGGTGCaccaggtgacaggtgtgtggGTGTACCCGGTGCTGGAGCGCATCACTCCGCTGGCTCGAGTCATGTTCTTCAGTGCGATGACCGTGGTGATTTGTGTTTTCTACACCCTCGGAGAAATCCTCAACAGCTACATCTGGGACCAGCCACACACAG aAAAGGTCAAAGGTGAGTGA